One genomic region from Bacillus sp. SLBN-46 encodes:
- a CDS encoding iron-containing alcohol dehydrogenase, producing MYKVYCRTFQGVMKTTSYFLPWKEPELLEGENSLSKLPQRIKSQNIESVLIVTDQGIVSVGLIDAFLEALSKEKIKFVMYDKTVPNPTIDNIEEALKLYHSNNCSGIVAFGGGSPLDCAKGVGARVARPNKSIPQMKGILKILKKMPPLFAIPTTAGTGSEATIAAVVSNSDTHEKYALMDPSLLPHVAVLDPLLTVNLPPHITAATGIDALTHAVEAYIGRGNTKETKKYSIEAVKLIFENLYEAYSNGTNIMARKNMQKAAYLAGMAFTRAYVGYVHAIAHTLGGFYSVPHGLANAVILPYVLEYYGDSVYQPLSELADLVGLSQPGDTIEQKARKFIDAIKELNERLEIPKKISGMIDNDISVMVDRAFKEANPLYPVPKILNKEDLNTLYQLIKE from the coding sequence ATGTATAAAGTCTATTGCAGAACTTTTCAGGGAGTGATGAAAACTACCTCCTACTTCTTACCCTGGAAAGAGCCTGAATTATTAGAGGGTGAAAATAGTTTATCTAAATTGCCACAACGAATCAAAAGTCAAAATATCGAAAGCGTTTTAATCGTTACCGACCAAGGCATTGTATCTGTTGGATTAATAGATGCATTTCTTGAAGCCTTAAGTAAAGAAAAAATTAAATTCGTTATGTATGACAAAACCGTCCCGAATCCAACCATAGATAACATCGAGGAAGCTTTGAAATTGTATCATTCTAACAATTGTAGCGGGATTGTTGCTTTTGGCGGGGGCTCTCCCTTGGATTGCGCCAAAGGTGTTGGTGCACGGGTGGCTAGACCTAATAAAAGCATTCCACAGATGAAGGGTATATTGAAGATTCTAAAGAAAATGCCGCCCCTTTTTGCCATTCCTACTACGGCGGGTACAGGAAGTGAAGCCACTATTGCAGCGGTAGTCTCAAACAGTGATACGCATGAAAAATATGCATTAATGGATCCTTCTCTTCTCCCACATGTGGCTGTATTAGATCCTTTGCTAACGGTTAACCTGCCCCCACATATCACTGCCGCTACGGGAATTGATGCTTTGACACATGCGGTTGAAGCCTATATCGGGAGAGGTAACACCAAGGAAACAAAGAAATACAGTATTGAAGCCGTAAAATTAATTTTTGAAAATTTGTATGAAGCCTATTCTAATGGGACAAACATAATGGCACGTAAAAATATGCAAAAAGCAGCCTATTTGGCAGGAATGGCATTTACTAGAGCGTATGTTGGTTATGTCCACGCAATCGCACATACACTGGGTGGTTTTTATTCTGTACCGCATGGTCTGGCAAATGCCGTCATTTTACCATATGTGCTAGAGTATTATGGGGATTCCGTCTATCAGCCGCTCTCAGAGCTTGCTGATTTAGTTGGACTCAGTCAACCTGGAGATACTATTGAACAAAAAGCACGTAAATTTATTGATGCCATAAAGGAACTGAATGAGAGATTAGAAATACCAAAAAAAATCAGCGGAATGATTGATAATGATATCTCTGTGATGGTGGATCGAGCTTTTAAGGAAGCCAATCCCCTCTACCCTGTGCCGAAAATCCTCAATAAAGAGGACTTAAACACACTTTATCAACTAATTAAGGAATAA
- a CDS encoding aldehyde dehydrogenase, whose protein sequence is MENYSSLVAKQKSYFRTEMTKDLTFRLNALQKLRTAIKNNENKLMEALRADLNKSEFDAYTSEIGFVLEELRFTIKHLRSWVKPKRVKTPLTHIGSTSYIYSEPYGVTLIIAPWNYPFQLAIAPLIGAIAAGNCAIIKPSELTPKTSELLGTMIKELFSEEFVAVVKGGVETSQALLQEKFDYIFFTGSVPVGKVIMEAAAKNLVPVTLELGGKSPCIVHEDANIKLAAKRIAWGKFTNAGQTCIAPDYLYIHKNIKDQFLQQFKETTMELYGIQPLNNPNYTRIVSERHFERLASFLVNGKQFMGGQTNKDKLSIEPTVLTQITWEDPVMQDEIFGPILPVLEYSELHEVIEGIHRHPKPLALYIFTESKNLQQEVLNSVSFGGGCVNDTVYHFVSPYLPFGGVGNSGIGAYHGKGNFDTFSHNKSVLKQTTLFDIPFRYPNVKNGLQKIKLFMK, encoded by the coding sequence ATGGAAAACTATAGCTCCCTAGTAGCTAAACAAAAATCTTACTTTCGAACGGAAATGACAAAAGATCTTACTTTCCGCCTCAATGCACTTCAGAAGCTGCGAACAGCTATTAAAAATAATGAAAACAAACTAATGGAAGCACTTAGAGCAGATTTAAACAAATCTGAATTCGATGCCTATACCTCTGAAATTGGTTTTGTTCTCGAAGAATTACGATTTACGATTAAACATTTACGTTCTTGGGTAAAGCCAAAACGAGTAAAAACACCGCTTACCCATATCGGTTCAACTAGCTACATTTATTCGGAACCATATGGTGTGACGTTGATTATCGCTCCATGGAATTATCCGTTTCAGTTAGCCATAGCACCTTTAATCGGCGCCATAGCGGCAGGAAACTGCGCCATCATTAAGCCTTCAGAGTTAACACCAAAAACATCTGAATTACTTGGTACAATGATAAAAGAGTTATTCTCCGAGGAATTTGTTGCAGTTGTAAAAGGCGGTGTGGAAACTAGTCAGGCCTTGCTGCAGGAAAAGTTTGATTATATCTTCTTTACCGGTAGTGTCCCTGTGGGAAAAGTAATCATGGAAGCTGCTGCGAAAAATTTGGTCCCTGTTACATTAGAGCTTGGTGGTAAGAGCCCTTGTATTGTACACGAAGATGCGAATATAAAACTTGCTGCCAAACGAATTGCTTGGGGAAAATTCACTAATGCCGGTCAAACCTGTATTGCACCCGACTACTTATACATTCATAAAAACATCAAAGATCAATTCCTTCAACAATTTAAAGAGACAACGATGGAATTATATGGGATTCAACCATTAAACAATCCAAATTATACTCGGATTGTAAGTGAACGTCATTTTGAACGATTAGCTTCCTTCTTAGTTAATGGAAAACAGTTTATGGGAGGTCAAACAAATAAAGACAAACTAAGTATAGAGCCGACCGTTCTTACTCAAATCACTTGGGAAGATCCGGTTATGCAGGATGAAATTTTTGGTCCGATCCTTCCTGTGCTTGAGTACAGTGAGTTACATGAGGTGATTGAGGGAATTCACCGTCACCCGAAACCGCTCGCCCTTTATATTTTTACAGAAAGCAAAAACCTCCAACAAGAGGTCTTAAACAGCGTTTCTTTTGGTGGAGGGTGTGTAAACGATACAGTTTACCACTTTGTCTCTCCGTACCTCCCATTTGGCGGAGTGGGAAATAGCGGCATCGGTGCATATCATGGAAAAGGAAATTTTGATACCTTCTCCCATAATAAGAGTGTACTTAAGCAAACGACCTTATTCGATATTCCCTTTCGCTACCCGAATGTTAAAAATGGACTACAAAAAATTAAGCTCTTTATGAAATAA